In Oscillatoria acuminata PCC 6304, a single window of DNA contains:
- a CDS encoding putative Ig domain-containing protein, protein MAIAFQGAYIQDFDSLANNGTNHAWTNDFTLPGWYLFRQPEPGSEVFTYDANHGGSNKGSFYSYGLTNDSDRALGGLGSGGLYFDSPDTGNIAGWIAFAATNTTGLPINSITLDFDGEQWRSGANTTPQTMVLEYGFGATFDTVQTWNTPGENFDFTSPVATATGDAVNGNIQGLVANLGGTIHDLTWNNNQTLWIRWVTLNDLGNDHGLAIDNFSLVWYSAIITESDGSTNVTEEGATDTYTVVLTHPPTAEVTITINPDNQTTTGVNSAIFTPENWDVPQTVEIAAVDDNLVEGNHIGTITHTATSTDPNYNGISINPVTANITDNDSANNPPVVVKGISDLTSTVSTLFNFTLLADTFTDPDGNPLSYSTTLEDGSELPNWLIFDATTRTFIGTPLENHLGSLNIKVTASDGSLSVSDIFTLKVNAVTPNPDIEGEDSTESEANNPGSEANNPESEANNPESEANNPESEANNPESEANNPESETNNPESETNNSESEANNPESEANNPESDETIQGLDETTPKLNETTPELGETILVITDSGNIPIQIFGPVGPSYFKEFLVSVGVISSIDIQFPNILDWISTLGELPTQGNPGDDLIKSDDGNNWIYGGQGDDSLVGGNGSDVLYGHEGNDLIYAGDGANFLYGNQGNDTLVGGEGDDVLFGGKDDDLLIGGAGNDWLFGDLGNDILMGGEGQDRFVIRKGAGVDFIVDFTTGEDLMGLAEGLTWDDITLMQGDNGTLIYAGDELLAILNGVEISAINQQDFFVVS, encoded by the coding sequence ATGGCGATCGCCTTTCAGGGTGCTTACATTCAAGATTTTGATTCTCTAGCAAACAATGGGACAAATCATGCCTGGACCAATGATTTTACCTTGCCGGGATGGTATCTATTTCGTCAACCAGAACCGGGAAGCGAAGTGTTCACTTATGACGCAAATCACGGAGGAAGTAATAAAGGGAGTTTTTATAGTTATGGGTTAACTAATGACTCCGATCGCGCTTTAGGAGGACTGGGTTCAGGTGGTCTTTATTTTGACAGTCCAGACACTGGAAATATAGCCGGATGGATTGCTTTTGCCGCAACGAACACCACAGGTTTACCCATTAATAGTATCACTCTAGATTTTGATGGAGAACAATGGCGAAGTGGGGCAAATACAACGCCACAAACAATGGTGTTGGAGTATGGATTTGGAGCAACATTTGATACTGTTCAAACTTGGAATACCCCGGGTGAAAATTTTGATTTTACTTCCCCCGTTGCTACAGCAACGGGAGATGCCGTGAATGGCAATATACAGGGTTTGGTTGCCAATCTGGGGGGGACAATCCATGATTTAACTTGGAATAATAATCAAACCCTGTGGATTCGGTGGGTAACCCTCAACGATTTGGGAAATGACCACGGATTGGCGATCGATAATTTTAGCTTGGTTTGGTATAGTGCCATTATCACCGAGTCGGACGGCAGTACAAATGTCACTGAAGAGGGTGCAACGGATACCTATACGGTAGTTTTAACTCACCCACCTACTGCTGAAGTAACAATTACGATTAATCCCGATAATCAAACAACAACCGGGGTTAATTCTGCCATATTCACTCCAGAGAATTGGGATGTACCTCAAACCGTGGAAATTGCGGCGGTTGATGATAACTTGGTAGAAGGAAACCATATCGGAACGATTACTCATACCGCTACATCCACGGACCCGAATTATAATGGAATTAGCATCAATCCAGTCACGGCGAATATCACCGATAACGATAGTGCAAATAATCCTCCAGTGGTTGTGAAAGGAATCAGCGATTTAACCTCCACGGTATCCACTCTATTTAACTTTACCCTTCTAGCAGATACCTTCACCGACCCCGATGGCAATCCCCTCAGTTATTCCACCACGTTAGAAGATGGCAGCGAGTTACCCAATTGGTTAATCTTTGATGCCACAACTCGCACCTTCATCGGCACTCCTCTGGAGAATCATCTCGGCAGTCTTAATATTAAAGTCACCGCATCCGATGGGAGTCTCTCCGTTAGTGATATTTTTACTCTAAAAGTCAATGCAGTAACACCAAATCCAGACATTGAAGGAGAAGACTCTACCGAATCGGAAGCTAACAATCCCGGATCGGAAGCTAACAATCCCGAATCGGAAGCTAACAATCCCGAATCGGAAGCTAACAATCCCGAATCGGAAGCTAACAATCCTGAATCGGAAGCTAACAATCCTGAATCGGAAACTAACAATCCTGAATCGGAAACTAACAATTCCGAATCGGAAGCTAACAATCCCGAATCAGAAGCTAACAATCCCGAATCGGACGAAACTATTCAAGGATTGGATGAAACTACTCCAAAATTGAATGAAACCACCCCAGAATTGGGTGAAACTATTCTAGTAATAACAGACAGTGGAAACATTCCAATTCAAATATTTGGCCCCGTAGGACCGTCTTATTTCAAAGAATTTCTGGTTAGCGTAGGAGTGATTTCTTCCATTGATATCCAATTCCCTAATATTCTCGACTGGATTTCTACCCTAGGAGAATTACCCACTCAGGGGAACCCAGGGGATGATTTGATTAAATCAGATGATGGAAATAACTGGATTTATGGGGGACAAGGAGATGATTCTCTCGTCGGAGGGAATGGAAGCGATGTCCTCTATGGACATGAGGGAAATGATTTAATTTATGCCGGAGACGGGGCTAATTTTCTCTATGGTAATCAAGGGAATGATACCCTGGTGGGTGGGGAAGGAGATGATGTCTTGTTTGGCGGCAAAGATGATGATTTGTTAATTGGAGGTGCTGGAAATGACTGGTTATTTGGAGATTTAGGGAATGATATTTTGATGGGTGGGGAGGGACAAGACCGATTTGTCATCCGCAAAGGTGCAGGAGTTGATTTCATCGTTGACTTCACAACTGGAGAAGATTTAATGGGGTTAGCAGAAGGATTAACCTGGGATGACATTACTCTGATGCAGGGAGACAACGGCACTTTGATTTATGCTGGGGATGAGTTACTTGCTATTCTCAATGGTGTAGAGATTTCTGCTATTAATCAGCAGGATTTCTTTGTGGTTAGTTAA
- a CDS encoding Uma2 family endonuclease, with amino-acid sequence MVNYNFLQNLPDADELPSSDDTPVDNELQSLVPGLLRAILSYLWSSRQDWFFGFNMGVYHATAENPRVAIVPDGFLSLGVPHRLDPNGRKSYIVWLENNIPPTFVLECVSHTYGGEYDDKMKIYGKMGVRYYAIYNPTFNRRDRHEVFEVYQLVDGDYIRLPGEPVWMPEIGLAIGRGIGTFENWQREWLYWYDAEGNRYPTPEEVAYRERQRADRLAQLLREQGINLDD; translated from the coding sequence ATGGTAAATTACAATTTTCTGCAAAATTTACCCGATGCCGATGAACTGCCATCCTCTGACGATACGCCTGTGGATAACGAACTACAATCTTTAGTTCCGGGCTTACTCCGAGCCATTTTAAGCTATCTTTGGTCTAGTCGCCAAGATTGGTTTTTTGGGTTCAATATGGGGGTTTACCATGCTACAGCAGAGAATCCCCGGGTGGCGATCGTCCCCGATGGATTTCTGAGTTTGGGAGTCCCGCATCGGCTAGACCCCAATGGACGTAAAAGTTATATTGTCTGGTTGGAAAATAATATTCCGCCCACTTTTGTATTGGAATGTGTTTCCCACACTTATGGAGGAGAGTACGATGATAAAATGAAAATCTATGGCAAAATGGGGGTGCGGTACTATGCGATTTATAACCCTACTTTTAACCGACGCGATCGCCATGAAGTCTTCGAGGTTTATCAGTTAGTCGATGGAGACTATATCCGCCTCCCTGGAGAACCCGTCTGGATGCCGGAAATCGGTTTAGCTATTGGACGCGGGATCGGGACGTTTGAAAACTGGCAGCGCGAGTGGTTGTACTGGTATGACGCTGAGGGGAACCGATATCCAACCCCAGAGGAAGTAGCTTACCGGGAACGGCAACGGGCCGATCGCCTCGCCCAACTCTTGAGAGAACAAGGCATTAATCTCGATGACTGA
- a CDS encoding dual OB domain-containing protein has protein sequence MANSWKHQERCIAGIDYDTGRWIRPVCDRLYPQDGRVPIYVRLVEGREPELLDILEIPLDNTGTDFGFECENLSILPGQWNYLGKATLNDIRRQCLNFKYILHNSEKSVNPSDLKTRPFHHRRTLQLVRTNRFDIHRHTNYKGQAQWRGTIETANGCKLEKAKITDPVFVKKLDSGHQPSPNCLITVSLSIPWAPSDGESEPLCWKLIAGVIEL, from the coding sequence TTGGCAAACTCCTGGAAACACCAGGAACGCTGTATCGCTGGAATTGATTATGATACAGGCAGATGGATTCGTCCCGTCTGCGATCGCTTATACCCCCAAGATGGCAGAGTTCCCATCTATGTTCGCCTCGTAGAAGGCAGAGAACCGGAATTACTGGATATTTTAGAAATTCCCCTCGATAATACCGGCACAGATTTTGGCTTTGAATGTGAAAACCTTTCCATTCTACCGGGACAATGGAACTATTTAGGAAAAGCCACCCTCAATGATATCCGCAGGCAGTGTTTAAACTTTAAATATATCCTCCATAATTCCGAGAAATCCGTGAATCCTTCCGACCTAAAAACCCGTCCCTTTCATCACCGTCGCACCCTGCAACTGGTCAGAACAAACAGGTTTGACATCCATAGGCATACGAATTACAAAGGACAAGCTCAGTGGCGTGGAACCATAGAAACCGCCAATGGATGCAAACTAGAAAAAGCCAAGATTACCGATCCGGTATTCGTCAAAAAATTAGATTCAGGGCATCAACCCTCCCCTAATTGCCTCATCACCGTCAGTCTCAGTATCCCTTGGGCACCGTCAGACGGGGAATCTGAACCTCTCTGTTGGAAATTAATCGCCGGTGTCATTGAACTGTAA
- a CDS encoding DUF488 domain-containing protein produces MNLFTIGHSNHEIDTFIHLLQQHQIDALADVRSHPYSRYLPHFNRTLLKESLERAGIKYVFLGKELGARPSNPNCYIEGKALYEKIAATPDFQTGLNRILTGLNTHKISLMCAEQDPLTCHRAILVCQHLRQHNLQINHILKTGQLEPHHDLEERMLVKQGLSEYQNNPNNKPLQLSLFSEPNNDLPTREDCLKTAYQLQGDQIAYIEKTTEDD; encoded by the coding sequence ATGAACTTATTTACCATCGGCCATTCTAATCACGAAATAGACACCTTTATCCACCTCCTGCAACAGCATCAAATCGATGCTTTAGCAGATGTTCGTTCCCATCCTTACAGCCGATACTTACCCCACTTTAACCGCACCCTCCTCAAAGAATCCCTAGAACGCGCAGGCATTAAATATGTCTTTCTAGGTAAAGAATTAGGGGCAAGACCCAGCAATCCCAACTGTTATATCGAGGGAAAAGCCCTTTATGAAAAGATTGCAGCCACCCCAGACTTTCAAACTGGACTGAATCGAATTCTCACCGGGTTAAACACCCATAAAATTTCCCTCATGTGTGCCGAACAAGACCCTCTGACTTGCCATCGCGCCATCTTAGTCTGTCAACATCTGCGACAGCACAATCTCCAGATTAATCACATTTTGAAAACTGGTCAATTGGAACCGCATCATGACTTAGAAGAAAGAATGCTCGTTAAACAGGGATTAAGCGAATATCAGAACAATCCCAACAATAAACCCCTCCAACTTTCCTTATTTTCAGAACCGAATAATGACTTGCCCACCCGAGAAGACTGTTTAAAGACAGCCTATCAATTGCAAGGTGACCAAATTGCCTATATCGAGAAAACTACCGAGGATGATTAA
- the ilvD gene encoding dihydroxy-acid dehydratase, with product MPENLRSQAVTQGHARSPNRAMLRAVGFSDPDFIKPIVGVANGFSTITPCNMGLDILAKRAETGVREAGGMPQIFGTITISDGISMGTEGMKYSLVSREVIADSIETVCNGQSLDGVLAIGGCDKNMPGAMLAIARMNIPAIFVYGGTIKPGHLDGKDLTVVSAFEAVGEYSAGKIDEQQLLEVERHACPGAGSCGGMFTANTMSSAFEAMGMSLMYSSTMAAEDAEKADSTQKSAQVLVEAIRKQILPSQIITRKALENAISVIMAVGGSTNSVLHFLAIARAMGVPLTLDDFETIRGRVPVLCDLKPSGRYVATDLHKAGGIPQVMKMLLVHDLLHGDALTITGQTIAELLVDIPAEPPTGQDVIRPWDNPMYRQGHLAILKGNLASEGAVAKISGVKTPMIEGPARVFDSEEECLKAILDGKISAGDVVVVRYEGPKGGPGMREMLAPTSAIIGAGLGDKVGLITDGRFSGGTYGLVVGHVAPEAAVGGAIALVEEGDSITIDGRDLKLQLNVSDEELARRRANWQPRPPRYTKGVLAKYAKLVSSSSLGAVTDLDL from the coding sequence ATGCCTGAGAACCTTAGAAGTCAAGCCGTCACCCAAGGACACGCGCGATCGCCCAACCGAGCTATGTTGCGGGCGGTTGGTTTTTCTGACCCCGATTTTATCAAACCCATTGTCGGTGTTGCCAATGGATTCAGTACCATTACTCCCTGCAATATGGGGCTGGATATCCTGGCAAAACGGGCGGAAACTGGGGTCCGGGAGGCCGGAGGAATGCCTCAAATTTTTGGCACGATTACGATTAGTGATGGCATCTCGATGGGAACCGAGGGGATGAAATATTCCCTGGTGTCCCGCGAAGTGATTGCCGACTCCATTGAAACCGTTTGTAATGGTCAGAGTCTGGATGGGGTCCTGGCGATTGGTGGATGCGATAAAAATATGCCCGGGGCCATGCTGGCGATCGCCCGCATGAATATTCCCGCTATTTTTGTCTATGGCGGCACCATCAAACCTGGACATTTGGACGGCAAAGACCTCACCGTTGTCAGTGCATTTGAGGCGGTTGGGGAATACAGCGCCGGTAAAATTGACGAACAGCAACTGCTAGAAGTGGAACGCCATGCCTGTCCGGGTGCCGGTTCTTGTGGGGGGATGTTCACTGCCAATACCATGTCTTCGGCCTTTGAAGCAATGGGGATGAGCTTGATGTACTCCTCGACAATGGCCGCAGAAGATGCAGAAAAGGCCGACAGTACGCAAAAATCGGCTCAGGTCTTAGTGGAAGCGATTCGCAAGCAAATTTTGCCGAGTCAAATTATCACCCGCAAGGCGTTGGAAAATGCCATTTCGGTGATTATGGCCGTAGGGGGTTCCACGAATTCGGTGCTGCATTTCCTGGCGATCGCCCGGGCGATGGGAGTCCCCCTGACCCTGGATGACTTTGAAACCATTCGCGGCAGAGTCCCCGTGCTCTGTGACCTCAAACCCAGTGGGCGCTATGTGGCAACCGACCTTCACAAAGCAGGCGGGATTCCCCAGGTGATGAAAATGCTCCTCGTCCATGATTTGCTGCATGGAGATGCGCTAACGATTACCGGCCAAACCATCGCCGAATTGTTGGTGGATATTCCCGCAGAACCGCCCACAGGACAGGATGTGATTCGTCCCTGGGATAACCCGATGTATCGTCAGGGTCACTTGGCGATTCTCAAAGGTAATCTCGCCTCTGAAGGCGCTGTGGCTAAAATTAGCGGGGTGAAAACACCGATGATTGAGGGTCCGGCCCGGGTGTTTGATTCCGAGGAGGAATGCCTCAAAGCGATTTTGGATGGCAAGATTAGCGCTGGTGATGTGGTGGTGGTCCGCTATGAAGGTCCGAAAGGGGGACCGGGAATGCGGGAAATGTTGGCCCCGACTTCGGCAATTATTGGCGCGGGTTTAGGAGATAAGGTGGGATTAATCACCGATGGCCGGTTCTCCGGAGGGACTTATGGTTTGGTGGTGGGTCATGTGGCCCCGGAAGCTGCCGTCGGTGGGGCGATCGCCTTGGTAGAAGAAGGCGACTCGATTACCATTGATGGCCGCGATCTCAAGTTGCAGTTGAATGTATCCGATGAGGAATTGGCCCGTCGTCGTGCTAACTGGCAACCTCGTCCCCCCCGTTATACAAAAGGGGTGTTGGCGAAATATGCTAAGTTAGTTTCATCTAGCAGTCTCGGTGCGGTTACAGATTTAGATTTGTAA
- a CDS encoding pentapeptide repeat-containing protein has product MDGYELLKRYTAGDRDFRGWNLNLANLIGATLQQVNLFGANLMDASLARANLSRSLMMEVQLSGAFLYAADLTFVKLKGSRLIEADLTKANLQGAQLANTDLTGAKLSGAILKWVNFYRSNLMGVNLSGANLNGINFRGANLTHANLNWSNLSGARLSGACLKGALLNGVKLTGAFLNGLNLEGINFSGLELNEAKLSGATLRGSNFMGADLRDTQMRFTDFEDGNLKQANLHGSILKGGRFSRANLMKTDLMEADLRNADLRDANLNLAKLTGADLSNANLEGAYLWGADLDGACLRGANLRGASLRDAALVGADLQDADFTGAVMPDGSLHS; this is encoded by the coding sequence ATGGATGGGTATGAATTACTAAAACGCTACACGGCTGGCGATCGCGATTTTCGAGGTTGGAATCTGAATCTAGCCAACTTAATCGGAGCAACCCTACAACAGGTGAACCTTTTCGGTGCAAATCTCATGGACGCATCCTTGGCACGGGCTAATTTGAGTCGCTCCTTAATGATGGAAGTTCAATTATCCGGTGCATTTCTCTATGCTGCTGATTTAACCTTCGTCAAACTCAAAGGCAGCCGCCTGATTGAGGCAGATTTAACCAAAGCTAATCTCCAAGGCGCTCAGTTAGCTAATACCGATTTAACGGGTGCAAAACTCAGTGGTGCTATTCTAAAATGGGTCAATTTTTATCGCTCGAATTTAATGGGAGTCAACCTCTCAGGCGCTAACCTCAATGGCATTAATTTCCGAGGTGCAAATCTGACTCATGCTAACTTGAATTGGAGCAACCTCAGTGGGGCGAGACTCAGCGGTGCTTGTCTCAAAGGCGCACTCTTAAACGGGGTTAAACTCACCGGAGCATTTTTAAATGGCCTCAATTTGGAGGGGATTAATTTTAGTGGACTCGAACTAAACGAGGCTAAATTAAGCGGAGCAACCCTGCGCGGCTCTAACTTTATGGGTGCAGATTTACGCGATACTCAAATGCGATTTACCGATTTTGAAGATGGGAATCTCAAACAAGCCAATCTACATGGCAGTATTCTCAAAGGGGGTCGTTTCAGTCGGGCCAATTTGATGAAAACTGACCTCATGGAAGCCGACTTGCGAAATGCCGATCTCCGCGATGCTAACCTCAATTTAGCCAAGTTAACAGGTGCAGATCTCAGCAATGCCAACTTAGAAGGGGCCTATTTATGGGGAGCGGACCTCGATGGCGCTTGCTTGCGCGGTGCAAACCTGCGGGGAGCGAGTTTGCGGGATGCGGCGCTGGTGGGTGCAGACTTGCAGGATGCGGATTTCACGGGTGCAGTGATGCCCGATGGGAGCCTACATTCCTAA
- a CDS encoding CP12 domain-containing protein produces the protein MMKAQDIMTKEVVSIRGSATVAEAVKLMKEKGLRALVVSRRHDEDAYGIVTETDIVYKVAAFGHDPKQMRVYEIMTKPCIVVNPDLGVEYVARLFANTGIRRAPVIKGDLLGIISVSDILMKGDFVEKPKAKQFESELEKAVQEARAICAEKGSTSKECAAAWDAVEELQAEASHQRAMKPVKSAFEEYCEENPEADEARVYDV, from the coding sequence ATGATGAAAGCTCAAGATATCATGACCAAAGAGGTGGTGAGCATTCGCGGATCCGCCACCGTTGCAGAAGCCGTTAAGCTCATGAAAGAAAAGGGCTTGCGTGCGTTAGTCGTATCCCGTCGCCATGATGAAGATGCCTATGGCATTGTCACTGAAACGGACATCGTTTACAAAGTAGCGGCGTTTGGACATGACCCGAAGCAGATGCGGGTGTATGAAATTATGACCAAACCCTGCATCGTCGTCAATCCTGACCTCGGTGTAGAATATGTAGCGCGGTTATTTGCCAATACTGGCATTCGTCGTGCTCCCGTCATTAAGGGTGACTTGCTCGGGATTATTTCCGTGAGCGATATTCTCATGAAGGGTGATTTCGTTGAAAAACCGAAAGCTAAACAGTTCGAGAGTGAACTGGAAAAAGCGGTTCAGGAAGCCCGCGCCATCTGTGCAGAAAAAGGCTCAACTTCTAAAGAATGTGCGGCAGCTTGGGATGCAGTGGAGGAACTACAAGCCGAAGCGTCTCATCAACGGGCGATGAAACCCGTTAAAAGTGCCTTTGAGGAATACTGCGAAGAAAACCCCGAGGCCGATGAAGCCCGGGTGTATGACGTTTAA
- a CDS encoding pentapeptide repeat-containing protein, which produces MDVNELLERYATGERDFRNLNLIGANLAGLDLSEVTFRDADLRQANLTCTKLTGANLREANLMGVTLHQANLREANLINANLSKANLSEADLSLANISRAIVERANLERAKLVQALASETRLGWANLKEATMNQANLSRANLSEADLTGANLEGANLTIAILIQAIMEKVNLTNATLNGANLTGVNLRDSDLSRANMSGSNLAGADLTKSQLRGTNVSWTTMRGTNLEGASLYRANLGWSNLSGANLTNAILMDTNLYRTNLRDVDFTGAIMPDGLPHQ; this is translated from the coding sequence ATGGATGTAAATGAATTACTAGAGCGATATGCAACTGGAGAAAGAGATTTTCGGAATTTAAACTTGATTGGTGCCAATTTAGCGGGATTGGACTTAAGTGAAGTCACTTTTCGCGATGCTGACCTGCGTCAGGCCAACCTGACTTGTACCAAACTCACGGGGGCCAACCTGCGAGAAGCTAATCTCATGGGGGTAACCCTTCATCAAGCTAACCTGCGAGAAGCGAATCTGATTAATGCGAACTTAAGTAAGGCTAACTTAAGCGAAGCGGACTTAAGTTTGGCAAATATTAGCCGAGCCATTGTAGAACGAGCAAATTTAGAGAGAGCAAAACTGGTACAGGCTCTTGCCAGTGAAACGCGACTGGGTTGGGCGAATCTCAAAGAAGCGACCATGAATCAGGCCAATCTGAGTCGAGCGAACTTAAGTGAAGCAGACTTGACCGGAGCGAATTTAGAAGGAGCCAACTTAACGATCGCCATTCTGATTCAGGCGATTATGGAAAAGGTGAATCTGACCAATGCCACCTTAAATGGAGCCAATTTAACCGGCGTGAATCTCCGAGATTCTGACTTGAGTCGGGCCAATATGAGTGGCTCCAATCTAGCGGGGGCTGACTTAACTAAAAGCCAACTCCGGGGAACAAACGTGAGTTGGACCACCATGCGCGGGACGAATTTAGAAGGGGCCAGTTTGTATCGAGCCAACTTGGGGTGGTCCAACCTCAGTGGAGCCAACCTCACCAATGCAATTTTAATGGACACGAATCTGTATCGGACGAACCTCCGGGATGTCGATTTTACGGGAGCCATTATGCCCGATGGGTTGCCCCACCAATAG
- a CDS encoding pentapeptide repeat-containing protein, with amino-acid sequence MDTNELLERYAAGERSFKDVNLNGANLERANLAGCDFSGAYFVGANLSRAILTGANLHLAFLHRADLSFAKLNEVRLTHADLTKANLKGAYLVKSILTAARLSGAILSGVNLRLANLGGVNFCGADLRGINLRSANLVNANLNWANLSGARLSGALLRGASFTGVNLTQSYLNGVDLNSAQLEGVNLTGAKLSGANLSLANLSAANLSSAHMRVSFLFRANLHAASLNGTNLSQSDLCEANLSKADLSHANLQNADLTGAMLVQSNLSQANLTEVSLQGACLCGSNFNVAELRGANLSEADLRGAYFEPSHWEGMSLPDTCQMQDGRIYE; translated from the coding sequence ATGGATACTAATGAACTCCTCGAACGGTATGCCGCAGGAGAGCGATCGTTTAAAGATGTTAATTTAAACGGAGCCAACCTGGAACGAGCCAACCTAGCCGGATGCGATTTTTCCGGGGCTTATTTTGTCGGGGCCAACTTATCTCGGGCAATCTTGACTGGAGCCAATTTACACCTGGCTTTTTTACATCGCGCTGACCTGAGTTTTGCTAAGTTAAATGAAGTGAGACTGACTCATGCAGATTTAACCAAAGCTAACTTAAAAGGTGCGTATTTGGTTAAGTCTATTCTCACCGCTGCGCGACTGAGTGGGGCAATTCTGTCCGGGGTGAATTTGCGGTTAGCGAATTTAGGCGGTGTGAATTTTTGTGGGGCGGATTTGCGAGGGATTAATTTGCGATCGGCTAACTTAGTGAATGCTAACCTGAATTGGGCCAACCTCAGCGGTGCCCGATTGAGTGGAGCATTGTTGCGCGGAGCATCCTTCACGGGAGTTAATCTCACACAATCTTATCTGAATGGGGTAGACCTCAATAGTGCTCAGTTGGAGGGAGTCAACCTCACTGGCGCAAAACTCAGCGGTGCCAATCTCTCCTTAGCGAATTTAAGCGCAGCCAACCTCAGTTCAGCCCATATGCGAGTCTCCTTTTTGTTTCGGGCCAACCTTCATGCAGCATCGTTAAATGGCACGAATTTGTCTCAGAGTGACCTATGTGAGGCGAATCTAAGTAAAGCGGATTTATCCCATGCGAACCTGCAAAATGCCGATTTGACCGGAGCGATGTTGGTGCAATCCAATTTGTCCCAAGCGAATTTAACTGAAGTGAGCTTGCAGGGCGCTTGTCTATGTGGTTCAAATTTTAATGTAGCCGAATTGCGAGGAGCCAATTTAAGTGAGGCAGATTTGCGCGGTGCATATTTTGAACCGTCACATTGGGAAGGAATGTCTCTACCCGATACTTGCCAGATGCAGGATGGCCGAATTTACGAGTAA
- a CDS encoding DUF488 domain-containing protein, with protein MINNNVNLFTIGFTQKSAETFFTTLQQAGVKRIIDTRLNNVSQLAGFAKKNDLQYFLKTIADIDYLHILDLAPTKDILDEYKKNKGDWSIYEQKFLHLIETRKIEKKVMPEQLDGACLLCSEAKPHHCHRRLVAEYLNGKWGNVKICHL; from the coding sequence ATGATTAACAATAACGTGAATTTATTTACCATTGGCTTTACCCAAAAGAGTGCAGAAACTTTTTTCACTACCCTCCAACAAGCTGGAGTTAAGCGGATTATCGATACTCGATTAAATAACGTCTCCCAATTAGCGGGATTTGCCAAAAAAAATGACCTGCAATACTTTTTGAAAACCATCGCCGACATCGACTATCTTCATATTTTAGACTTAGCCCCCACCAAAGATATTCTGGATGAGTATAAAAAGAATAAAGGGGATTGGTCAATTTATGAGCAGAAATTCTTGCACCTAATTGAGACTCGGAAAATCGAGAAAAAAGTGATGCCAGAACAGCTTGATGGAGCCTGTTTACTCTGTAGTGAAGCTAAACCGCATCACTGTCATCGCCGCCTCGTGGCAGAATACCTCAACGGAAAATGGGGGAACGTGAAAATATGTCATCTGTGA